A segment of the Candidatus Bathyarchaeota archaeon genome:
TGAAAGCCGCCGCTGGAGAGGCACCGACAAATCTGGTTTTCACAACTCATCCCTACCTTCATTCACCAAGCCATAACCTGCAGTGGGCAACCAACTACACCGAACTCTACGAGCAGTTAACAGCAGAGGAGATGCTGCCGCAAACTCAGAGCGCAGAGTGCAGTGTACCGCTGGTTTTCAACGAGATTGGCTTGCTGGATGCGGATTACATCTATAATTATCAGGTAAGCGGCGAAGAAAACCAATCGGTCCAGTCGCTGACGCTGGCGCACCGCGAAGAAGCCTACTCCTTCTGGGATGGTTTGCTGCGCAGCGCCAAGGAACTGGGAATCGGGGTTTGCGCGTACTATTGGATGCAGGACTCAGTCTCTGTGGCCTATGGCTTCGCGGGGGAGGCACTTATCAAAAACGATGTGTGGACCGGAACAGCGCAGACACCGGATTATGCAGGCCAAACCTTCATCAGCTATGGGGCACCATCCACTTTTTCGGTATCCACAGAGGGGTACTCGCTGGCTTATCCCCTGATGGTTTAGGCGCTACCAGAAATCAGACATGCTACGCTGCTGCACCCGAGGCGTAGACAACGTTTTAGGCTTAACTTTAGCCGCCTCTAACCCCAGCACCAGCTGCCCATAAACCCCATCGTAGCCAGGCGTCACCTTCGCGGCGCCCCCCCTCACCTGCATAACCGCCTCTGCAAACGGCGCCTCCACAACCTTCGCCATTTCCTCAAGCGGCGCATCCAACAGCACCGAGTATTCGTCGCCGAAACGCTCCAGAAGCAGGTTGTAAGGTTTCCAGACTGCTTGGATGGCAGGGGAATCGGTTCCAACCACCGCTGCGATAACTTCATGCAACGGCAACAACCGCTTAAAGCCCGGTGCATCGGCTCTATTGTAGTCGGCGGGTCGGTCAGCAAGTTCCTCGACGCGTTGCTCCACGCCCTTGGTGAGTTTGCGGCGGCAGACGGGGCAGATGTTGCCGAATTTGATAGCTTCCTTGGGCGACAGTGCGATTTTGCAGTTGCGGTGGCCCGTCCAGTGGTATTTGCCGTAGGCAGGGTCGGTTTCTATGGTGAATTTGAAGCGCATGGGGTCATTGTCTATGATGGCGGAGGTTACGTCTCTGTAGGTTAAGTCGGGGAGGTCAAAGACATTGGCTTCTCTACCGATGCGCCAAGGCCAGAAGCTGTGGCAGTCACTGTTAGAGAGCAGCGCGTAGCGGTCCAGCTTGCTTAGTCGCCAGTTCATCTGCGGATCAGACGAAAGCCCCGTTTCCAATGCGTGGATATGGCATGTCATGTCCCGGTAGCAGTCTTCGACGGCGTCAAAGCCGCTAAACGCGCCAAAGAGGCTAAACCAGGGCGTCCAGGCATGCGCAGGAAAAACCATGTTGTCCGCGGACACAGCCATAACTTCCTCCACCAGCTGCGGCGCGGAGGCGTCAAGGATGGGTCGGCCGTCGCTGGCTAAGTCGCCGAAGCGTGTTAACCGATCGTTGATTTGCTCGGCGGCTTCAAGGCCGGGGGCAAGGATTACGTGATGAACCTTTTTTGATTCTCCGTCAACCTCAAAGATGGTGCAGACTTCGGTTTGAAGCATAAACCGCACGGATGAATCGCTCTGGGCCAGCTGCATTAAGCCAGTGTCGGCGTCAACACGCAGGGTTTCTTTGATCTCTTTTAGCCACAGGGGATGGGTAAAGTCGCCTGTGCCCACCAAGTTTAAGCCCTTGATTTTTGCGTACCGAGCGATTTCGGTTAAGCTCATTTGCTCGCTGGTTGCGCGGCTGTATCTGCCGTGGATATGCAGGTCAGCTATAACTTTCATCTGTTACCACCAAGCCATACGTGGACAAGCACCATTTTAAGGGTTTGCACGGTCAACCAGCATGCAGCTTGGCGCCGCCGCGGATTACTGGGGCAGTGCTTGAAGCTTAATTGTCCACTGTGCCAGCGCATCTAGCAGTTGCACTATCAGCTCCAGCGTCTTTTGGTTATTGATGTTTCCCTCCTCGTCCACGTTGTGGGCAGCGTCAGAAAGCATCACTTCGGGGCGGTTAACAGGATGCATGTCAAGGAAAACAAAGCATTGCCGCAGATGATACTGCGCTCTTGCCCCGCCGAACCTGCCAGTTGAGGCACTCATGACTGCGACGGGTTTACCCAGCAGCGGAGTGTCGGTTTTGGGTCTGCTTGCCCAGTCAAGGGCGTTTTTCAGCACGCCGCTAACCGAGTAATTGTATTCGGGGGTAGCGATTAAGAGGGCATCGGCGCTTTGGATTTTCTGCTTAAACTCCACCACACTCTGGGGCGGGTTGCTTTCTTGGTCAGCGTTGTAGGGCGGGATACCTGCTAAATCATAAACTTCTATGGCGACGCTGGAGGGGGCGACTTTGACTGCGGCTCGGACAAGCGCCTTGTTATAGGAGCCCACGCGGAGGCTACCTGCAAAAGCAAGAACCTTAATCTGAGACATACAAAAACCAATTTATTGTAGCTGAAGTTGAGATTTAAAGCTGCTTATAGGCTTCGTATGCGTTATTTTTTTATTGTGCAACAGGGCAGTTACGGTTATGCATGAATGGGCGTTAGCTGAAGGCATCCTTGCCTCAGCAGAGAAAATCGCGGAGCAAGAGGGCCTCGAGTCAGTTTCAGAGGTCACCATCCGCGTCGGTGAACTGCAGCAGGTGGAGCCGCCTATCCTGCGTTTTGCCCTCAAGCAGCTCCGCGGCGGCAAACTCAAAGACGCCAAATTCCGCATCCTCAAAGCCAAATCCGCCCTTAAATGCCGAGTCTGCGCCAGCACCTGGCAGTACAGCACCAGAAAACTCGACAAAGCCACCGCCGAAGCCATCCACTTCGTCCCCGAAGTCGCCCACAGCTACATAAAATGTCCCAAATGCGGCAGCCCCGACTTCGAAATCGCCTCTGGACGCGGCGTATGGCTCGAAGACCTAAAAGGAGCCAAACCCCAGTGATAGATCCCCGGGTAAACGTAATTGAGAAGCGACTAGCAGGGGTAAGCCGGATTGTTGCGGTTTCCAGCGGTAAAGGCGGCGTCGGCAAAAGCATGGTTGCCACGGCATTGGCGCTCTCTCTTGTTAAGGGAGGCTGCAGGGTGGGGCTTTTCGACGTGGACTTCACGGGGCCGTCCACCCACATTATATTGGGGGTGCCAAACTCGGTGCAGCCAACCGAGGACAAGGGTTTGGTTCCAGCTGTTGTGGAGGGACTCGAGTACATGTCGCTGGTGTATTTTGTCGGCGACAGGGCGGCGCCGCTGCGGGGAGCCGACGTATCCAACGCGTTAATCGAGCTTTTAGCAGTTACCCAATGGGGCAAACTGGACTACCTCATAATCGACATGCCACCCGGCATCGGCGACGCAGTCCTGGATTTGGTGCGGCTGGTCAAGCGGATAGAATTTCTGGTCGTGACAACGCCTTCGATGCTTGCTTTTGAAGTCGTCAAAAAACAGGTTTCTTTGCTCACTGAGTTGAAGATGCCCGTTATCGGCGTCGTAGAGAACATGAAGATAAACGCCTCGGATGCAGTAGAGAAGCAAACAGAGAAGCTGGGGCTCACTTACCTGGGCTCAGTTGCCTATGACCCCCAAGTTGAAAACGCCATCGGAGACCCCGCTAAACTACAGCAAACCGCCATGGGCAAAGCTATGCCACAAATCATAAAAGCCGCCGCAAAGGGAACCAGCCATGCCCATTAAAGCCGTCATCTTCGACTACATCGGCACATTGGTGAACTGCAGAGGCTACAGTATGCAGGACTCCGAGGACAACCTCTACCGTGCACTCTGCGCTGAGGGCTTCGAAATGGAAAAGGCCGCTTTTTTGGATGCCTACAACTTGGCACATCAGAAGTACCGCCGGATACGCTATGAGGAATACCGTGAAGTCACCAACGCCGTCTGGGTTGCGGAGGCGCTGGGCACGCTGGGATTCACCGTTACTCCCGCCGATAATCGGGTAAAAGCGGCGCTTAACGTGTTCTTCCAAGACTTCATCGACACCCTCGAACTGCGCAGCGGCGCCAAAACGCTCCTCAGGCAAACCGGCACGCAGGCGAAGCTGGGGCTAATCAGCAACTTCACCCATGGACCCGTAATCCACCGGAGCCTACGCAAAATCGGCATCCACCCCTACTTCCACGCCATAGTCGTCTCCCAAGACGTTGGCTGGCGCAAACCCAGCTCCCGCATCTTCCAGGATACACTGGCGCGGCTTCAGGTTAAAGCGGAAGAGGCAGTTTTCGTCGGCGACAGCCCCATAGAGGATATAGGGGGCGCCAAAAACGCTGGGATAAAAACGGTTTTTGTGCCCTCACAGTTCAACAGCCTAAAAGACCTCGCGGAAAGCCAGCAGGTAGCAGACGAGGTAGCTGAGGACTTGGCGGTTTTGAGGGAAAAACTGCTCCGGATGCTTTCCCCTTAGAGGGCTGGACGTTCAGTTTGACTCTTTGTTGACGCTATTTATCAGTATACAAATTTTTGTTCTGCTTGTGGTTTGCTCCACAACCAATCTGCAATGTGCCTCAACGCCCGTTTGCAATTTGGGTTGTTTTAGGCCAACCTTGGGTTGTTGTTGTGTAAAGGCGCCCTGCCACGACAACAACTATAGAGAAAACCAGTTAACGCCAGAATTTTGATCTACTGATATAGAGGGAGGTAGAGGCTGGTGGAGCAGCAGAGTCGGTTTTAGTGATGGGGCCTTTGATTAACCTGGAGGCTGGGGGTTACTATTTTTGCCAGGTACCCAGTGGTGATTAGTGAACCCACTGCTAACGCGATTAAACTTGAACCGAGTATGATGGCTGTAATCATCTTTCAATCCACCTTTGATATATCTTATTGCTGTTCAATTAAATATAAAGGTGGTTAAGATTTGTTCATAAAAATTAGGAAAAAATGAATAAAGTGAAGGGAATGTGGGTAGAAACTGGACGGTTTAAACTTTTGAGCCGTTGGGCTTAAGGATAACCCGCAGCTTGGTAAGGTTCTCCTTAATCTCCACCTTCGCACCCATCGCCGCAAAATACTCCTCAAGGAAAATCCGGATAAAATCCTTAGAAACCTCCGAAACCAACACCAACGTATAATCGTTAGGCGCATTCTTGATTAGGCGATAGAAGTTGCAGGCTTCTAGACGAGTCAACATGTCCTCTGTGGAGTGAACAGTTTTCAGCTGTTCCCAATGAGAGCGTGCAACCTCACGGTGTTCCTTCCAGAACTGATCCTTCTGCGGAGAGGAAGCAATAAGCTGCAGAAACATAAGCCAGTGATCAACGTCAAGTATGATGTGTTCGCCGGTTAGGAGCATGTCTTGGTATTGGCGGATTTTTTTCTTGACGGCTGGGTCTTCGAGGGCTTTGTTTTCGCTGTAGAATTTTATGGCGCGGCGCATGATTTCGCTCTGGGAGGCTTGGGCTTCGGTGCTGATTTTTTCCAGCAGGTCAGCTGTGGGTTTATCGAAGGCTACGGTTATTCGTGTGGGGTTTGCCATGGGGGTTCACTCAACTGTTATGTGACAGCTTTTCAGTTTAATGGAAAT
Coding sequences within it:
- a CDS encoding endonuclease Q family protein, coding for MKVIADLHIHGRYSRATSEQMSLTEIARYAKIKGLNLVGTGDFTHPLWLKEIKETLRVDADTGLMQLAQSDSSVRFMLQTEVCTIFEVDGESKKVHHVILAPGLEAAEQINDRLTRFGDLASDGRPILDASAPQLVEEVMAVSADNMVFPAHAWTPWFSLFGAFSGFDAVEDCYRDMTCHIHALETGLSSDPQMNWRLSKLDRYALLSNSDCHSFWPWRIGREANVFDLPDLTYRDVTSAIIDNDPMRFKFTIETDPAYGKYHWTGHRNCKIALSPKEAIKFGNICPVCRRKLTKGVEQRVEELADRPADYNRADAPGFKRLLPLHEVIAAVVGTDSPAIQAVWKPYNLLLERFGDEYSVLLDAPLEEMAKVVEAPFAEAVMQVRGGAAKVTPGYDGVYGQLVLGLEAAKVKPKTLSTPRVQQRSMSDFW
- a CDS encoding NAD(P)H-dependent oxidoreductase, which gives rise to MSQIKVLAFAGSLRVGSYNKALVRAAVKVAPSSVAIEVYDLAGIPPYNADQESNPPQSVVEFKQKIQSADALLIATPEYNYSVSGVLKNALDWASRPKTDTPLLGKPVAVMSASTGRFGGARAQYHLRQCFVFLDMHPVNRPEVMLSDAAHNVDEEGNINNQKTLELIVQLLDALAQWTIKLQALPQ
- the hypA gene encoding hydrogenase nickel incorporation protein HypA, with protein sequence MHEWALAEGILASAEKIAEQEGLESVSEVTIRVGELQQVEPPILRFALKQLRGGKLKDAKFRILKAKSALKCRVCASTWQYSTRKLDKATAEAIHFVPEVAHSYIKCPKCGSPDFEIASGRGVWLEDLKGAKPQ
- a CDS encoding Mrp/NBP35 family ATP-binding protein, with the translated sequence MDPRVNVIEKRLAGVSRIVAVSSGKGGVGKSMVATALALSLVKGGCRVGLFDVDFTGPSTHIILGVPNSVQPTEDKGLVPAVVEGLEYMSLVYFVGDRAAPLRGADVSNALIELLAVTQWGKLDYLIIDMPPGIGDAVLDLVRLVKRIEFLVVTTPSMLAFEVVKKQVSLLTELKMPVIGVVENMKINASDAVEKQTEKLGLTYLGSVAYDPQVENAIGDPAKLQQTAMGKAMPQIIKAAAKGTSHAH
- a CDS encoding HAD family hydrolase, translating into MPIKAVIFDYIGTLVNCRGYSMQDSEDNLYRALCAEGFEMEKAAFLDAYNLAHQKYRRIRYEEYREVTNAVWVAEALGTLGFTVTPADNRVKAALNVFFQDFIDTLELRSGAKTLLRQTGTQAKLGLISNFTHGPVIHRSLRKIGIHPYFHAIVVSQDVGWRKPSSRIFQDTLARLQVKAEEAVFVGDSPIEDIGGAKNAGIKTVFVPSQFNSLKDLAESQQVADEVAEDLAVLREKLLRMLSP
- a CDS encoding ribbon-helix-helix protein, CopG family; the encoded protein is MANPTRITVAFDKPTADLLEKISTEAQASQSEIMRRAIKFYSENKALEDPAVKKKIRQYQDMLLTGEHIILDVDHWLMFLQLIASSPQKDQFWKEHREVARSHWEQLKTVHSTEDMLTRLEACNFYRLIKNAPNDYTLVLVSEVSKDFIRIFLEEYFAAMGAKVEIKENLTKLRVILKPNGSKV